A genomic stretch from Pseudoliparis swirei isolate HS2019 ecotype Mariana Trench chromosome 18, NWPU_hadal_v1, whole genome shotgun sequence includes:
- the LOC130207977 gene encoding anosmin-1-like — protein sequence MNVTDTEKTTTLQSTHHTITGLLFSCKYRVSVMMEADQGSEVVAWVTTPTCSSVRVRGGRALSCGAEERPLAGRRVVLRPERLSADFRLLNGTVLMNLRWRISHHAPGLAAVDGFRFTWTLQPSGATEGPEDTLTSLTQTIAPIKTHTEYVNNAL from the exons ATGAACGTCACCGACACAGAGAAAACAACCACGCTGCAG agcacccatcacaccatcacaggCCTGTTGTTTTCCTGTAAGTACCGGGTCTCCGTGATGATGGAGGCTgaccaggggtcagaggtcgttgCCTGGGTCACGACCCCGACTTGCTCCTCCGTGAGGGTCCGAGGAGGCAGAGCGCTGAGCTGCGGTGCTGAGG AGCGCCCCCTGGCAGGCAGAAGGGTGGTACTGCGCCCTGAACGACTGTCGGCTGACTTTCGACTCCTCAACGGCACCGTGCTCATGAACCTCCGCTGGAGGATATCCCATCATGCACCGGGCCTGGCGGCCGTAGACGGGTTCCGGTTCACTTGGACCCTGCAGCCATCGGGGGCCACGGAAGGGCCCGAAGACACACTCACCTCCCTGACACAGACCATCGCCccg ATTAAAACACATACCGAGTATGTTAATAATGCACTATAG